The sequence GGTCAGTTCCCGCAACTGGTTGGCGGCCGCTTCCTGGTCGGCGACTTTGCGATCCATCTCCGACTGCACGTCTTCCCGCCGCTGCGTTTCGGAGGCGATCTCTTCATCGATATCGTGGACGCGACGTTTGAGCTCGAAGCGCTGCTTGCGAAGCAGATCGGCTTCTCCCGAAATTTCCCGGGCGCGTTCCGACTGATGATGCAGCGACGTCTGCACGCTCGAGCGTTGCTGCATCAGAGTCGAGAGTTTGGCCTCGGTTTCCTGCAGCATTTCATCGGCACTGCGGAAGCGGCTGCGCAGCTGTTCCCGTTCAGCTTCGAGATCGGCCTGTGTCTTCTGCGTTTTCGAGAGTGCTTCCTGAGCCTCATTCGTCTGGCCCGAAATCTCCCGCAGTCTCGTGAACAGGATCCGGGCGTCATCGGCTGCCAGTCCGAGGCGGAGCGCGTCGTAACCGCGAGTCAACTCCCGATACCGGGCCGCCTTGCCGGCCTGATTGCGGCAGGCGTGCAGCTGCGTTTCGACTTCATCGACAATGTCGGTGAGTCGCAGCAGGTTCTGCGAGACCCGTTCGAGTTTTCGTTCGGCATCGATGCGTCGGGATTTGAAGCGGCTGATCCCGGCTGCCTCTTCAAACAGGACGCGACGTGTGGACGGATTCCCCTGCAGGACCTGTCCCACTCGACCCTGTTCAATAATGCTGTACGCGGAGGTCGCCGCCCCGGTGCCCATGAATAGATCGCGAATGTCTTTGAGCCGCGAAGTTTCGCCGTTGATCAGGTATTCCGAATCGCCCCCCTGGTACAGACGGCGGGTAATCCGGACCTCTTCATACGGCGTGGCCAGAATCTGCTGGGAGTTGTCGAAGGTCAGCGTGGCCTCGGCCAGACCGCTTGGCTTGCGGGAGCGGGAACCGTTGAAGATGACGTCGGCCATGGCCTTGCCGCGGAGCGACTTGGGACTCTGGTCTCCCAGCAGCCACTTCATCGCATCGACAACGTTGCTCTTGCCCGAGCCGTTGGGACCAACGACGCACGTAATCCCCGGCGCGAACGCAAATGTAGTGCGGTCGGCGAAGCTCTTGAAGCCAAAGACTTCCAGGGACTTTAACATGACAGACTTCTGGGCAAGGACGTGATCCCGGCAGGAGGCAGACGGGAGAGCATCGTCAGCCTCCCGAACCGGGATCGGCAATTACAGATGGCATCAGCTCGGAGCTCACGCCACGAAGGACAGGCTTTGCTTCACTCCTCTTCCTCGACATCGGGATACAACATTTCGCCGTTTCGTTCGTGCTTCATCAGCTGCTTGAGCTTCTTCAGCGGACTGAAGCCTTCGCTTTCCGTCGGGGGAGCCTCCTGCGGGGGAAGCTCGGACGTTTGAGCTGGCGGGGCGTCGGAGGTTTCGGTCGCAGTTTCACCGGCTGGATCGAGTTCCTCCTGCGGTTCGACATCTTCCTGCGGTTCGGTCTCATCGCCGAATTCCGTTGGTTGAGTGCCGTCCTGCAGCAGTTCTTCGGTCATCAGCGGTTTCGTGCTGACAGCGTCTTCCTCGTCCGTTCCCTTGGTGAACGGGTTCGGAGCCATGCTGGAGCGTCCGACACGCGTCTTCTTTTTCTTCATACCCGGTTTGCCGGATTCACCGGGAGCATCGGGACGTTCGTAGTACCGACCGGCTTCCGGCAGCATATCGATGCCGATTTTGCCCGGGAGATTCTTCTGTCGTTCAGCCTGAACCAACATCTGGGCCAGGTCTGGATAGCTGGCTCCCATTTCGGCAGCCGCCCGGATCACATCAGCGATTCTACGCGGAACAACCTTCCGCTGATCCTTCTGACCAACGCGATAGCGGCTGACGACGACTTCGTCGGAACCGGTAGCCGAGTTGACCATGATGTGCGGACCAGCGTTCAACGCCATTGGTGTACGGAACTCCTGATGAGCTCCGAACAGCACGATTTCGGCTTTCTGACGATGTGTCAGGTGAATCATCGGTTCCCCGGCGACGTCGAGCGGATGCAGTCGGCACTGTTCGTTGAGAAGCTCGCCCTTCACGAACGGCTCGTTGTCGTCGATGGTCGTCATACAGCGGAACGCACCGTACTTGGTTTCCATGATTGGTTCGTCCATCAGCTGACGGAGATAGACGAAGGTTTCGCCGGCTTCGACACCCGTCATCGCGGCCAGAGCGAACACGCGAAACGCGGGTTCATCCCGAGCGGCAATATAAAGGGTTTCCAGGCCAGCCGGCTCACCCAAATATGCCAGGGCGACCGCGGAATAGAAACGGCATTCCAGGTATTGGGCTTCCAGCCCTTTCTTGAGGGTCGGAATCGCTTCCGGTCCCAGAGCTTCCAGTTCCAGGGAGGCCCGTTCGGCTCGTTCCGGAATCAACAGCTCGTTCTCCAGCCGCTCCATACGGACCTGTTTCTCGACATCGGTTTCACGGAAAGCGATTGCCTGAATGACTTGGATGTAACGGGGGAAGTTGTCTTTGTAGGTGGGATGAATCCGCAGTTCGATTTTCTGATCGGTCTTGGCTTTCGACAGCGGCTCGCGATGTCCGTAGCGGTCGTAGCTGAAGAACCGCTCGCCAATCTTGTCGGCGATACGAGTCGTGTTACGAACACTGCGGTAGTCGTTCTTCATCAGCAGGGTCATGTCGCGGGTTTCCATCCCGACACCACCGCCGACGATGCGTCCGCGACGCAGCAGACTGTTGGAGTCATTCTCGCCAGTCGAAACCAGAATCGGGCCCTGAGCCCGGGCACGTTCTTTACCTTCGAGAACGCCGCGGCCGGCGACGATCGCCCGTTCAGTCAGACTGCATTCAAGCAGCCAGCCGCCGTTCAGGCTTGTTGTCGTGCTACCTTCCGGCACTCGAATTTCGACATCGAACTTTTCGCCCGGTTCGACCAGCGGCGGCAGATACGCCCGCACGATCACCAGAGCGGTGGAAGGCGAGCTGATGATGCGGTTGGGATCTTCCACTTCGCGACGCCGCATGTCCTGCAGCAGTTGGGTTCGATACTGAGACGGAGGCGGGTCACCGCCGGTTCCGTCGAGACCGGTAACGAGACCGACCCCTTCAAGCACGACCAGGTTCAACCCGGAAACGACGACGTAATCGCCGATAAACGGCGGGCGGACTTCTTCCGGTCCATCAAGGTTGAAGTCGTCTTCAAAGGAATTGTCTTTGTCGTCCTTAGCCGCGCTCTTGAACTTCATCGACTGGATGACCGGCGTCATCAGGTTCATCTCCATGCAGCCGGTGAGCCCGAGACAGAGCATCAGCAGCAGGGAAGTGACGAGTCGCGTTCTGGACACCGTGCTGAGGCAGCGGAGTCGAAGAAACGATTTCAGGATCGAAGCCGATGCCGGAACATCAAAGTCGGGGCGGAATGCGGACATGAATCATCCTGCGGGGAATGGGCTGCTCGAAAGGAGGGGAGGAGCAGACTGTTCAAGGTGGGACAGGAGTTCGATCGGCCGAAGCCGGTCGGCTTTGCCTGTGAGCCGCGGACGGATGTCCGGTTCTGCTCACCTGGCAAGGACAAAAACACTCAATCATCAGACAGGTGGGACGGTTGTGGAGTCCTTGACGGACCCTTCGTCCCGGAAAGGTGGGATGCAGAACGTACGTGACGCCGCCGATCCGGTCAAGATGTCTCCATTCAAGGCTGAAACGGTTTCCGGAAGACACGAATTGCGCTCAATTCGGCTGTGAAAATGTAGAAATGACACGTCTGACCGCATGTGGCGCTCCGGCTGCGAACGCTTCGCTTGTTTCCCCTCGGCGAAGTCGCGAAGATAAGCCGCTTCGAAATTGCGTCCCTGGCCCGAGAGAAAAACCACAGCGCTATGCCCCGTATTCTGAATGCCCGTGCCTGGGATCTGGTCGACAACATCGTGGACAACCCGGGAGAACTGGGAGTCGAAGTCGAAGAGCTCGACTGCGGAGCACGCGTTCTCGATTTTGGCGTGAACGCACTGGGCAGTCTGTCAGCCGGCATTCTGCTGGCCAAAGTCTGCACCTCCGACCAGGCCGACGTCACATTGCACACCGGATCCATCGGCTCGGTGAACTGGCCGATCGTGCAGTTCACGTCCGATTTTCCCGTCAGTGCCTGCCTCTACAGCCAGTATGCGGGCTGGGAAGTGCGTGTTGATGACTATTTCGCGATGGGGTCCGGTCCGATGCGGGCCAATGCGGCTCGGGAAGAGCTGTTTCACCGCCTCGGCTATACCGAAGAGTTCTACTGCAGCGTCGGCGTGCTGGAGACCGACAAACTGCCCGACTCCCGCATCGTGCGTGAAATCGCCACGAAGGCCAAGGTCGAGCCGCGAAACCTGATTCTGCTGGCCGCTTCGACATCGAGCATCGCCGGCAGTCTGCAGATCAACGCTCGAGCCGTCGAAACGGGGATGCATAAACTGTTCGAACTCGGCTTCGACGTCCATCGGATTCACTCGGCGGTCGGCACAGCTCCTCTGTCTCCGGTCGCAGCCGATACGTTGACCGCCATCGGACGCACCAACGATGCCATTCTGTACGGCGGCCGCATCACGTTTTACGTTCGCGGGGATGATGACTCGATTGCCGAAATCGGGCCGAAGGTTCCGTCGTGTGCCTCGTCCGATTCGGGCCGCCCGTTCAAAGAGATCTTTGAAGCCGTCGGCTGCGACTTTTATAAGATCGATCCGTTGCTCTTCAGTCCCGCTCAGGTGGTGTTTCAGAACATCGAAACCGGGAATGTGCAGTGCTTTGGCGATGTGAATGAGGACCTGCTGCGGAAATCATTTGGAATCCAATGAGCATCCACGACCGCGACCTGCTGAATCTGCTGTTTCTGGCAGCGACCGCCCATCAGAAAGGGCAGCAGCCGGGACGCGATCGATTTCTCGTCCTCGCCATGCATCACGCCTGCCAGCGCGGGGATCTCGAAACTGCGAATGCGTGCCGGGAGATTGTCGCCCGGACGGCTCCGCATCATCTGCTTGGTCGGCACGAAACCGCCGCCGAAGTCGCCCGAGATGAAGGGTTCGCGACCCTGGTGCGTCAACTGCAGCGACATTGCAGTTCCGAGCGAGCCGAACAGCTCGCCAGCGATCTGAAATTCAACGCCGAAGAATTCCTGAACGACGAGTCCTCATCGGTGCGGATTCGAGCCGAGTTGAATCAACTGCTACGGGTGATGCAGTAAGCTCGCGTCGCTCCCGAGCGTGAATCCCTCGCCGGAATTCCGAACACTCGTTTAACGGTACTGCGGAACCACCTCAGGCAGCGAGCTCATCGGCAGGGGCTGGTTCGCGGGCGCGTTCTGGGACGACGGGTTTGTCGGAACGGTGCTCGGCGGCGTGGCGCGACGATGGACGACAACTTCGCTCGTGTTCGAGCCGTTGTGAGCCTGCGGAGAGTGAGGCCACTGCTGTGGCGTGTTCCCGGCAGGTTCGATCTGCGGGGTCGTCTGTCCCCAGATATCTCCGTTCGGCTGAGAGGACGAGTCCAGCCAAGGCGTGTTTCCGTTCGATGCCGGAGTGTTCGACGGGCTCGGTGCGTTCTGTCCATTCTGTGGCATGTTCAGAGTCGGCGTGGCGGGAGTCTGCGTATGCGGCCAGTCGCGAATCGCGGTGCCAGATGCCGCCTGAACGTTGTTGCCCTGCTGACCATTCACCTGCTGCACACCGGTGCCGCTCGGATCGGCGATCGGATTCTGTTGATGCAGCCCATACTGGACTGGGGGCATCTGCGGCGCATTCATCGCGGGCATGGAGGGCGAGGTCGCTTCGGCGAGCGGTGTGGTGATCGGTTCGGTTTCGATCTGCGGCCGCTGGCTGCCCGGCATCGCGACGGACGTGCCACTCTGAGCGCCCGAAGTGGTCTGAACGGGGAACATCTGACCGGGGCCGGCGTTCATGCCCATCTGCAGCGCCATGGACATCACATCCTGCTGAGGCGAAGAAGCGGCGGAACCGCGTCCAGCCGGATTGTAAGGCACGGTATTGACGGGGGGGTGTCCGGGCAGACTGG is a genomic window of Rubinisphaera margarita containing:
- a CDS encoding flagellar basal body P-ring protein FlgI yields the protein MSAFRPDFDVPASASILKSFLRLRCLSTVSRTRLVTSLLLMLCLGLTGCMEMNLMTPVIQSMKFKSAAKDDKDNSFEDDFNLDGPEEVRPPFIGDYVVVSGLNLVVLEGVGLVTGLDGTGGDPPPSQYRTQLLQDMRRREVEDPNRIISSPSTALVIVRAYLPPLVEPGEKFDVEIRVPEGSTTTSLNGGWLLECSLTERAIVAGRGVLEGKERARAQGPILVSTGENDSNSLLRRGRIVGGGVGMETRDMTLLMKNDYRSVRNTTRIADKIGERFFSYDRYGHREPLSKAKTDQKIELRIHPTYKDNFPRYIQVIQAIAFRETDVEKQVRMERLENELLIPERAERASLELEALGPEAIPTLKKGLEAQYLECRFYSAVALAYLGEPAGLETLYIAARDEPAFRVFALAAMTGVEAGETFVYLRQLMDEPIMETKYGAFRCMTTIDDNEPFVKGELLNEQCRLHPLDVAGEPMIHLTHRQKAEIVLFGAHQEFRTPMALNAGPHIMVNSATGSDEVVVSRYRVGQKDQRKVVPRRIADVIRAAAEMGASYPDLAQMLVQAERQKNLPGKIGIDMLPEAGRYYERPDAPGESGKPGMKKKKTRVGRSSMAPNPFTKGTDEEDAVSTKPLMTEELLQDGTQPTEFGDETEPQEDVEPQEELDPAGETATETSDAPPAQTSELPPQEAPPTESEGFSPLKKLKQLMKHERNGEMLYPDVEEEE
- the mch gene encoding methenyltetrahydromethanopterin cyclohydrolase; the encoded protein is MPRILNARAWDLVDNIVDNPGELGVEVEELDCGARVLDFGVNALGSLSAGILLAKVCTSDQADVTLHTGSIGSVNWPIVQFTSDFPVSACLYSQYAGWEVRVDDYFAMGSGPMRANAAREELFHRLGYTEEFYCSVGVLETDKLPDSRIVREIATKAKVEPRNLILLAASTSSIAGSLQINARAVETGMHKLFELGFDVHRIHSAVGTAPLSPVAADTLTAIGRTNDAILYGGRITFYVRGDDDSIAEIGPKVPSCASSDSGRPFKEIFEAVGCDFYKIDPLLFSPAQVVFQNIETGNVQCFGDVNEDLLRKSFGIQ